A DNA window from Helianthus annuus cultivar XRQ/B chromosome 15, HanXRQr2.0-SUNRISE, whole genome shotgun sequence contains the following coding sequences:
- the LOC110911864 gene encoding uncharacterized aarF domain-containing protein kinase 2 has protein sequence MSRILVVRTIKRITQSIRTNNRRIQSEDTKHQSDDRIGLHSSHRNHSVIPTNDRVTHHAQIAWKTISQNSSHNGKSFSSISRISQAFSLALTRSYVVIPGIYAFVCGNTAFAQTGKTLEYFQPRNSLYAHAEDSHAFLISSIISIFEGLILLTRAIYLAILFSPTIATAPFAEYFGNSSRKNWLHLVRRTLEIAGPAFIKWGQWAATRPDLFPRDLCTELSKLHTKAPEHSFSYTKKTVEKAFGRKISEIFDDFEEVPVASGSIAQIHRAVLRYTYRGKQIKPLVVAVKVRHPGVGESIKRDFEIINIVAKISTFIPTLKWLRLDESVQQFAVFMMSQVDLAREAAHLSRFIYNFRRWRDVSFPKPVYPLVHPAVLVETFEQGESVAYYVDELKGHERLKSSLAHIGTHALLKMLLVDNFIHADMHPGNILVRNKSSRKGIFKSKPHVVFLDVGMTAELSKNDRINLLEFFKAVARRDGATVAKCTLRLSKQQNCPNPRAFIKEVTETFDFWGTPAGDLVHPADAMHHLLEQVRRHRVNVDGNVCTVMVTTLVLEGWQRKLDPDYDVMHTLQTLLLKEDWAKSLTYTIEGLMAP, from the exons ATGTCAAG GATCCTGGTGGTCAGAACTATTAAAAGAATCACGCAGTCGATTCGAACAAACAATCGTAGAATTCAATCAGAAGATACGAAACACCAGTCAGATGATCGAATCGGTCTACATTCCTCCCATAGAAACCATTCCGTCATCCCAACCAATGATAGAGTGACACATCATGCTCAAATCGCATGGAAAACAATTTCCCAGAATTCATCTCACAACGGGAAATCGTTTTCTTCTATAAGTAGGATTTCTCAAGCGTTTAGTTTGGCGTTAACCCGCTCATACGTTGTTATTCCCGGTATTTACGCATTTGTGTGCGGGAATACAGCGTTTGCACAAACAGGGAAAACTCTCGAATACTTTCAGCCAAGAAACAGTCTTTACGCGCATGCAGAAGATAGCCACGCGTTCTTGATTTCATCGATTATTTCCATATTCGAAGGTTTAATATTATTAACCAGAGCTATATATTTAGCGATTTTATTCTCACCAACTATCGCAACAGCCCCATTTGCAGAATATTTCGGTAATTCATCAAGAAAGAATTGGCTACACCTTGTACGGCGTACGTTAGAAATAGCGGGTCCCGCTTTTATAAAATGGGGTCAATGGGCAGCAACAAGACCCGATCTTTTTCCTCGTGATTTGTGCACTGAACTTTCTAAGCTCCACACAAAAGCCCCTGAACATAGCTTTTCCTACACGAAAAAGACGGTTGAGAAGGCTTTCGGTCGTAAAATTTCCGAAATTTTTGATGATTTCGAGGAGGTTCCGGTAGCTTCCGGAAGTATTGCGCAAATTCATCGAGCTGTTTTGAGATATACATATCGAGGTAAGCAGATTAAGCCGTTAGTAGTTGCGGTGAAAGTTAGACATCCGGGAGTAGGTGAGTCGATTAAACGAGATTTCGAGATTATTAACATAGTGGCAAAGATTTCAACATTTATACCCACTTTAAAATGGTTGAGATTGGATGAAAGTGTACAACAATTTGCGGTTTTTATGATGTCGCAAGTGGATCTTGCTCGTGAAGCTGCTCACTTAAGTCGATTTATTTACAATTTTAGAAGATGGAGAGACGTTTCGTTCCCGAAACCGGTATATCCGCTCGTGCATCCTGCGGTTTTGGTGGAAACGTTTGAGCAAGGAGAAAGTGTCGCATATTATGTTGACGAACTCAAAGGACACGAACGATTGAAGAGTTCTCTTGCTCATATCGGGACTCATGCACTTTTAAAGATGCTTTTG GTTGATAACTTCATTCATGCGGACATGCATCCCGGAAACATCCTTGTACGAAACAAATCTTCTCGTAAAGGGATCTTCAAATCAAAGCCACACGTTGTGTTTCTCGATGTCGGCATGACTGCTGAGCTTTCAAAGAACGATAGAATTAATTTATTAGAATTTTTCAAGGCGGTTGCTCGTAGAGATGGTGCGACTGTGGCAAAATGCACATTACGGCTATCGAAGCAACAAAACTGTCCGAACCCTCGAGCCTTTATAAAA GAAGTGACGGAAACATTTGATTTTTGGGGTACTCCCGCAGGTGATCTCGTACACCCTGCTGATGCCATGCATCACTTGCTCGAACAAGTGAGACGTCATCGAGTCAATGTCGATGGAAATGTATGCACCGTCATGGTTACCACTTTGGTTCTCGAg GGATGGCAAAGGAAACTGGATCCGGACTATGATGTTATGCATACGCTACAAACGTTGTTACTCAAAGAAGATTGGGCGAAGTCATTAACATACACAATCGAAGGGCTGATGGCTCCTTAA